A region of Plasmodium falciparum 3D7 genome assembly, chromosome: 12 DNA encodes the following proteins:
- a CDS encoding GPI ethanolamine phosphate transferase 3, putative, producing MKIKNNIKKKNDNLHHFISNHTLIFSIILLINLLIFFSFINGYFYARQKLEEKSENLELFSRKVFGDEYVESLKKKKNTFSIINAPYDKVVILLIDSLRFDFTLYDTNYEKEFIGKEKNTDIYNNISSEKKNISNDGEKKNSLFFLNNMINVHHILQNEKNNTLLFRFDADAPTITTSRIKSIFMGTIPNYMEVNENFSPTTSVEDNFFEQLHLNNKKVIAIGDNTITHLMKHFSKELVYESFNVFDFYSLDIAAKKHFYEEYESNDWDIMYIHMLGVDHIGHIKTPNSKIMGDALKDFDTFIYDIINKIKLDNLKNISTEEKEKMKIIKKKIYKTYRNGHHIQNENDHIIDNIQNENDHIIDNIQNENDHTIDNIQSENDHTIDNIQNENDHTIEDIQIDNDHTIEDIENQSEQKNDDKKTLFIFFGDHGQLDTGDHGGYSLDETHSALFAYSPLNFISLDNDIIQNNFVLYDKDKLKKNVNTLNEENNNNENIDNYKKYHSYLKDRNKKYSYHYNVKYTKQVNLMSTLSLLIGSTLPYGNIGNIIMDFIPNAYIKNNNKKKNNNNNNNNNNSSLPNEQTNLYYDLLNLHYIAELNYANLWQLNRYLNEYEKKYNIIKNEDYHFIKSSWHIIQKDKKELFFQPNKKFIKNDILLKKEKESYIEFINEMTTLMDITQKYFYYIFNIKEKYFLILSIVLNIFLLLFLKHFYYYSKLNYYHKLIKGSKILLCMSLFLNIIVTFNDFNKNIYLLLCICALLLYFFIFCLSIKEYKDIFRIFSHAKIIFISNNIDMIIPSIKNYHMSAKRNMNITNNDTYHTSHKDRKSFTNKEEKQNNTLMNIFYNIIYFLRIIRKKIVQYIIFIHLTIYNLTIGNIIFILFKLFPKIITNSFQILRSNYFLLFVIIWSCCEMSFNYIDKERYYIHYILIVYVIFGMLKWKYHRVFNILKAFILLVLLIINALYSHTPEYFDHGKEKIYLKESVLKSVFPISSYILSLILINSGINNLLKKRIKIIITQIWTLQYILVFLFLNNIYHRYIQFITPPSIYFLTISTFIFILLSKNILNEKEKLQDSLDKIYEVCITLFLIIITSIPLSFIIYSNTNLGVLFLFYMTFLFFYFILISSNCSENMIQMNDITSTWINENIHNRNDPIITKGNLENKEKCTSCNTSIKEKFYYKLMIEKFKLLNTCSVLNEEEIMGIQIYKLIRDISYFYINETDFYILSCVLLIYSFFITGHKFILNNLPLVSGYVGLYKYVWPISQFYIFNHIFFPFFFSLFFIIYIYNIRRIKIINSFKQFDLYYFYVYPLMNFSFKASFLFCCKFIISVWVSYYLNLHIMLYDYFLPKMFYLFAIHLIFIIFCLLVFLMTKHIFLR from the exons atgaaaattaaaaataatattaaaaaaaaaaatgataaccTACATCATTTCATAAGTAATCATACGCTAATATTTTCTATTATCCTACTTATAAATCTATTgatttttttctcatttatcAATGGCTATTTTTATGCAAGACAAAAACTTGAAGAAAAATCAGAAAACCTTGAGCTTTTTAGTAGGAAAGTATTTGGAGATGAATACGTAGAAAgtttgaaaaagaaaaaaaatactttttCGATTATTAATGCACCATATGATAAAGTTGTTATACTTTTAATAGATTCCTTAAGATTTGATTTTACCCTATACGATACTAATTATGAAAAGGAATTCataggaaaagaaaaaaatacagatatctacaataatatatctagcgaaaaaaaaaatatatcaaatgatggggaaaaaaaaaactcattattttttttaaataatatgataaatgtACATCACAttttacaaaatgaaaaaaacaaCACTTTATTATTCCGGTTTGATGCAGATGCCCCTACAATAACAACTTCAAGGATAAAATCTATATTTATGGGTACCATACCAAATTATATGGAAGTAAATGAAAACTTTAGTCCTACGACTAGTGTTgaagataatttttttgaacagcttcatttaaataataaaaaagtaatTGCTATCGGTGATAATACCATTACTCATTTGATGAAACATTTTTCTAAAGAATTAGTTTATGAGAGCTTTAATgtttttgatttttattcattaGATATTGCTGCAAAGAAACATTTTTATGAAGAATACGAATCAAATGATTGggatattatgtatatacatatgttggGAGTTGATCATATTGGACATATAAAAACACCCAACTCAAAAATCATGGGAGATGCCTTAAAAGATTTTGATACATtcatatatgatattataaataaaataaaattagataatcttaaaaatattagcacagaagaaaaagaaaaaatgaaaataataaaaaaaaaaatatataaaacttatCGAAACGGTCATCAcatacaaaatgaaaatgatcatattattgataatatacaaaatgaaaatgatcatattattgataatatacaaaatgaaaatgatcaTACTATTGATAATATACAAAGTGAAAATGATCATACTATtgataatatacaaaatgaaaatgatcaTACTATTGAAGATATACAAATTGATAATGATCATACTATTGAAGATATTGAAAATCAAagtgaacaaaaaaatgatgataaaaaaacactgttcatattttttggtGATCATGGACAGCTAGATACAGGAGATCACGGAGGATACAGCTTGGACGAAACCCATAGTGCTCTTTTTGCATATTCACCCTTAAACTTTATATCTTTAGATAATGACATCattcaaaataattttgttttatatgataaagataaattaaaaaaaaatgtgaatacactgaatgaagaaaataataataatgagaatatagataattataaaaaatatcattcatatttaaaagatagaaataaaaaatattcttaccattataatgttaaatatacaaaacaAGTAAATTTAATGAGTACCTTATCCTTATTAATTGGATCAACATTACCTTATGGAAATATaggaaatattattatggatTTCATTCCCaatgcatatataaaaaataataataaaaaaaaaaataataataataataataataataataattcttcattACCTAATGAACAgacaaatttatattatgatctTTTAAATTTACATTATATTGCTGAATTAAATTATGCTAACTTATGGCAATTGAATAGATACCTGaatgaatatgaaaaaaagtataatataataaaaaatgaagattatcattttattaaatccTCATGgcatattatacaaaaagaCAAAAAAGAATTGTTTTTTCaaccaaataaaaaatttattaaaaatgacattttattaaaaaaagaaaaagaatcaTATATAGAATTCATAAATGAAATGACAACTCTAATGGATATCacacaaaaatatttttactatatattcaacataaaagaaaaatatttcttaattttatctattgttttaaatatattcttattattatttttaaaacatttttattattattctaaattaaattattaccataaattaattaaaggTTCGAAGATTCTATTATGTATGAGTCtatttcttaatattatAGTAACCTTTAatgattttaataaaaatatttatttattactttGTATATGTGCattacttttatatttttttatcttctgTTTATCaattaaagaatataaagatatattccGAATATTTTCTCATGCTAAAATCATTTTCATAAGcaataatatagatatgaTAATACCtagtataaaaaattacCATATGAGCGCTAAACGTAACATGAATATTACGAATAATGACACCTACCATACATCACATAAGGATCGGAAATCATTCACAAATAAAGAAgagaaacaaaataatacacttatgaatatattctataatattatttatttcttaagAATAATTcgaaaaaaaattgttcaGTATATAATCTTTATACATTTGACAATATACAATCTAACTATAGgtaatattatctttattctatttaaattatttccGAAAATTATAACTAATTCATTTCAAATATTAAGAAGTAATTATTTCCTTTTGTTTGTTATTATATGGAGCTGTTGTGAAATGTCCTTTAATTATATAGATAAAGaaagatattatattcattacattttaattgtatatgttatatttggGATGCTTAAATGGAAGTATCACCGTGTCTTTAATATACTAAA AGCCTTCATTTTGTTGGTGCTTCTAATAATTAATGCTTTGTATAGCCATACACCCGAATATTTTGACCAtggtaaagaaaaaatatatttaaaagaatctGTACTAAAATCAGTTTTTCCAATATCATCTTATATTCTTAgcttaatattaataaatagtggtattaataatttactGAAAAAacgaataaaaataataataacccAAATATGGACATTACAATATATCCTcgtttttttgttcttaaataatatataccatAGATATATTCAATTTATAACACCCCCAAGTATTTATTTCTTAACCATTTCAACCTTCATATTCATATTGTtaagtaaaaatattttaaatgaaaaagaaaaattacaaGATTCTTTAGACAAAATATATGAAGTCTGTATTACATTATTTCTCATAATAATTACCTCAATACCTTtgtcttttattatatatagcaATACAAATTTAGGTGTATTATTTCTCTTTTATAtgacatttctttttttctactTTATTCTTATAAGTTCCAATTGTTCAGAAAATATGATCCAAATGAATGACATAACATCGACATggataaatgaaaatatacataatagaAATGATCCTATAATTACAAAAGGAAATTTGGAGAATAAAGAAAAGTGTACTTCATGTAATACAtctataaaagaaaaattttattataaattaatgatagaaaaattcaaattattaaatacatGCTCTGtattaaatgaagaagaaataatgggaatacaaatttataaattaattagagatatttcttatttttatataaatgaaacagatttttatattttatcatgtgtacttttaatatattctttttttataacgggacataaatttattttaaataacttACCACTAGTTTCAGGTTATGTTGGATTGTATAAATATGTGTGGCCAATAAGtcagttttatatttttaatcatattttttttccattcttCTTTTcgttattttttatcatttatatttataacataagaaggataaaaattataaattcttTTAAGCAATTtgatttgtattatttttatgtttatccACTAATGAACTTTTCCTTCAA GGCCtcctttttgttttgttGCAAGTTTATTATATCTGTATGGGTTTCATATTACTTGAATCTGCACATAatg ttatatgattatttccTACCAAAAATGTTTTACCTATTCGCTATCCACcttatctttattatattttgtttgttGGTCTTTTTAATGACTAAACATATTTTTCtaagataa
- a CDS encoding integral membrane protein GPR180, putative — MCKSHNYMFTFFLWIVLFFINEENIQGKVYQGQFYLKKNEKIHYLTKFSCNIGTCQFSIKMKLRDNITAKLLNNYYKLNNKTLKEMENDKDDGNNHNNNKYDDDNNNNNNRSNKLLHMDYDNAYYVLSNQDLEYIPQRITLMQDIEQRYVNKNDKCYAFGNLKNSHMFNIPFYFKYSDLVNSKTYNLKNFINNKYSMSFNAIHSELKNNKLLQSEILNYGPILNEKNSNYAYKEIYAKTTHRVHVWFLMFDDCYDNFIRNLKLNIKTKLAYWEYLLHASKKFDISSLNDMDIKQDTSYNDFQNEETEKDIYSKENINNNNNNNMNNNMNEKKNKSIFYKSFNFDKITLLENPKRFLFLEEQFTKSEINDISFFLKYYQFKKMKNFNNMYNNLYKNGYYEQVIDYIYQNEGFHIEYEVNIFQTNKSHFSYELLYSPILTFILTILYILLIFNYGNTIIQNITSKSHKHAMILSVAIVIFIQLLSNSLLLIHLFVYSKNGIGIEFFKISFNILNFLAQIIMCTMLLSLSYGFTIFEASFDIILRIKVIFIIITIFHVILVILDNTYIMETSSKFFDNDNVTGYIIFVLRISLAILYHFNINNLFTMSKITPIRKFLKKLYVYGLFYIFSFPIIFIICYIFDTYWRQRFMLFGTALLQFISTYFITKMSLTNSEYFKVSDMSASDLPGATSSWFNQKIHTY; from the exons ATGTGTAAAAGTCACAACTACATGTTTACTTTTTTCTTATGGatagtattattttttataaatgagGAGAATATACAAGGAAAGGTATATCAAGGACAATTTTAtctgaaaaaaaatgagaaaattcattatttaacAAAATTCAGTTGTAATATAGGAACTTGTCAATTTAGTATTAAAATGAAACTTAGAGATAATATAACGGCTAAATTGCTCAACAATTATTATAAgcttaataataaaactttGAAGGAAATGgaaaatgataaagatgATGGGAACAaccacaataataataaatatgatgatgataataataataataataatagaagtAATAAATTACTTCATATGGATTATGATAATGCTTATTACGTTTTAAGTAATCAAGATTTGGAATATATACCTCAAAGAATAACACTCATGCAAGATATTGAACAAAgatatgttaataaaaatgataaatgtTATGCCTTtggtaatttaaaaaattctcatatgtttaatatacctttttattttaaatattcagaTTTAGTTAATagtaaaacatataatttaaaaaattttattaataataaatattctatGTCGTTTAATGCTATACATagtgaattaaaaaataataaattgctTCAAtctgaaatattaaattatggaccaatattaaatgaaaaaaattctaATTATGCATACAAAGAAATATATGCTAAAACAACACATCGAGTACACGTTTGGTTTTTAATGTTTGACGATTGTTATGATAATTTCATACgtaatttaaaattaaacatAAAGACAAAATTAGCTTATTGGGAATATTTATTGCACGCTTCAAAGAAGTTTGACATATCAAGTTTAAATGATATGGATATAAAACAGGACACTAGTTATAATGATTTTCAAAATGAAGAAACTgaaaaggatatatatagtaaggaaaatataaataataataataataacaatatgaataacaatatgaatgagaaaaagaataagtccatattttataaatcatTCAATTTCGACAAAATAACTCTTTTAGAAAATCCTAAaagatttttatttctaGAAGAACAATTCACCAAAAGTGaaattaatgatatatcattttttcttaaatattaCCAATTTAAAAAGATGAagaattttaataatatgtataataatttatataaaaacggATATTATGAACAGGttattgattatatatatcaaaacgAAGGATTTCATATTGAATATGaagttaatatatttcaaacaAATAAATCACATTTTTCTTATGAATTACTTTATTCACCTATACTCACATTTATATTAACTATTCTATATatccttttaatttttaattatggtAATactataatacaaaatattacatCTAAAAGTCATAAACATGCTATGATACTCTCGGTAGCTATTGTCATTtttatacaattattatcTAACTCATTATTACTAATCCACTTGTTCGTTTATTCAAAGAACGGAATAGGAATTGAATTCTTTAAAAtctcttttaatatattaaatttcttAGCACAAATAATTATGTGCACAATGTTACTTTCCTTGAGTTACGGTTTTACCATTTTTGAGGCTTCCTTCgatataatattaagaatTAAGGTTatctttataattatcacCATATTTCAC GTAATTTTGGTCATATTAGATAACACTTATATAATGGAAACCTCTTCCAAATTTTTCGACAATGATAATGTAACTGGGtacataatatttgttttaagAATATCACTAgctattttatatcattttaatataaacaatttatTTACAATGTCTAAGATTACACCAATTcgtaaatttttaaaaaaattgtatgTATACGgactattttatattttttcttttcctatcatttttatcatttgcTATATATTTGATACATATTGGAGGCAAAGATTCATGTTATTTGGGACAGCTCTTTTGCAATTTATatctacatattttattacaaaaatgtCCTTAACAAATTCAGAATATTTTAAAGTTTCCGATATGTCTGCAAGTGATCTCCCTGGAGCAACATCCAGTTGGTTCAAtcaaaaaatacatacatattaa
- a CDS encoding proline--tRNA ligase yields the protein MNNNTNGEIIIPQEYLEKSECLFKELKELNINFKEVKHGLAATIKDLLEMNLENSTNILKNLFLKDKKKNYFLICTLNNKTVDLKNLSNILKTNNLRFVDENNLNNILNIQPGCLSPLAIKNDKENIVKLYFDEEIKNMQEVIIHPLHNYSSLYIKTQDVIKFCESFNHAPEYVQIKEDTTSKARVDKKEDVQEEMAKNEELQNNNNNNKNNSNSNNNNNNNNNHIKDTILKGKLLSNNEVEDNKSKDSNILGITSKKIENFSDWYTQVIVKSELIEYYDISGCYILRPAAYYIWECVQAFFNKEIKKLNVENSYFPLFVTKNKLEKEKNHIEGFSPEVAWVTKYGDSNLPEEIAIRPTSETIMYSVFPKWIRSYRDLPLKLNQWNTVVRWEFKQPTPFIRTREFLWQEGHTAHKNEEEAVKLVFDILDLYRRWYEEYLAVPIIKGIKSEGEKFGGANFTSTAEAFISENGRAIQAATSHYLGTNFAKMFKIEFEDENEVKQYVHQTSWGCTTRSIGIMIMTHGDDKGLVLPPNVSKYKVVIVPIFYKTTDENAIHSYCKDIEKILKNAQINCVYDDRASYSPGYKFNHWELRGIPIRIEVGPKDLQNNSCVIVRRDNNEKCNVKKESVLLETQQMLVDIHKNLFLKAKKKLDDSIVQVTSFSEVMNALNKKKMVLAPWCEDIATEEEIKKETQRLSLNQTNSETTLSGAMKPLCIPLDQPPMPPNMKCFWSGKPAKRWCLFGRSY from the coding sequence atgaataataatacaaatggaGAAATCATTATCCCCCAAGAATATTTAGAAAAGTCCGAATGTTTGtttaaagaattaaaagaattaaatataaattttaaggAAGTAAAACATGGCTTAGCTGCTACTATTAAAGATTTATTAGAAATGAATTTAGAGAAttctacaaatatattaaagaatttgtttttaaaagataagaagaaaaattattttctaataTGTACATTAAATAACAAAACTGTCgacttaaaaaatttatcaaatattttaaaaacaaacaaCTTAAGATTTGTTGACGAaaacaatttaaataatattcttaaTATCCAACCAGGTTGTTTAAGTCCTTTGgctattaaaaatgataaagaaaatatagtaaaattatattttgatgaagagataaaaaatatgcaaGAGGTTATTATACACCCTTTACATAATTATAgtagtttatatataaaaacacaggatgtaataaaattttgTGAATCTTTTAATCACGCTCCTGAATATGTACAAATTAAAGAAGATACTACATCAAAAGCACGTGtagataaaaaagaagatgtACAAGAAGAAATGGccaaaaatgaagaattacagaataataacaataataataaaaataatagtaatagtaacaataataataataataataataatcatatcaAGGATACCATTTTAAAAGGAAAGCTTTTAAGTAATAATGAAGTAGAAGATAACAAATCTAAGGATAGTAATATTTTAGGTATcacttcaaaaaaaatagaaaattttTCAGATTGGTATACTCAAGTTATTGTAAAAAGTGAATTAAttgaatattatgatatttcgggttgttatatattaagaCCCGctgcatattatatatgggAATGTGTTCAagctttttttaataaagaaataaaaaaattaaatgttgAAAATTCTTATTTCCCATTATTtgttacaaaaaataaattagaaaaagaaaaaaatcatatagaAGGATTTAGTCCAGAAGTTGCTTGGGTTACAAAATATGGAGATTCTAATTTACCTGAAGAAATTGCTATAAGACCAACAAGTGAAACAATTATGTATTCAGTGTTTCCAAAATGGATTCGATCGTATCGTGATTTACCTCTTAAATTAAATCAATGGAATACTGTGGTACGTTGGGAATTTAAACAACCAACTCCATTTATTAGAACTCGAGAATTTTTATGGCAAGAAGGACATACAGCTCacaaaaatgaagaagaagcTGTAAAATTAGTCTTTGATATTCTAGATTTGTATAGGAGATGGTATGAAGAATATCTAGCTGTACCTATTATTAAAGGAATAAAAAGTGAAGGAGAAAAATTTGGAGGTGCAAATTTTACTTCTACTGCTGAAGCTTTTATAAGCGAAAATGGAAGAGCCATACAAGCAGCTACATCTCATTATCTTGGAACAAATTTTGCAAAAATGTTTAAAATTGAATTTGAAGATGAAAATGAAGTTAAACAATATGTTCATCAAACATCATGGGGTTGTACCACTAGATCTATTGGTATTATGATAATGACACATGGTGATGATAAAGGATTAGTTCTACCACCAAATGTTTCTAAATATAAAGTTGTTATTGTACCTATCTTCTATAAAACAACAGATGAAAATGCTATACACTCATATTGTAAagatattgaaaaaatattgaaaaatgCACAAATTAATTGTGTTTATGATGATAGAGCATCTTATTCTCCTGGTTATAAATTCAATCATTGGGAATTAAGAGGTATTCCCATAAGAATAGAAGTTGGACCTAAagatttacaaaataattcTTGTGTTATTGTTAGAAGAGATAATAACGAAAAATGTAATGTCAAAAAAGAATCCGTATTATTAGAAACACAACAAATGCTTGTTGATATTCATAAAAACCTCTTCTTAAAagcaaagaaaaaattagaCGATTCAATTGTTCAAGTTACGAGTTTTAGTGAAGTCATGAATgcattaaataaaaagaaaatggtACTTGCACCATGGTGTGAAGATATTGCAACAgaagaagaaattaaaaaagaaactcAAAGATTATCATTAAACCAAACAAACAGTGAAACGACATTATCTGGTGCTATGAAACCTTTATGTATCCCGTTAGATCAACCACCTATGCCACCAAATATGAAATGTTTCTGGTCAGGGAAACCAGCTAAAAGATGGTGTTTATTTGGTAGAAGttattaa
- a CDS encoding DNA-directed RNA polymerases I, II, and III subunit RPABC3, putative, translating to MASNILFEDRFVISSVDNSKFEKVSRIKAKSTGYDAELILDVHSELFKVEEKKAIYLALQDKLLNRNDEKGWEQNENVPLNNIEYIMSGRIFKFEELSSERRTVYASFGGLMMALTTDKQFIGDLEIDMKIYLLTKNIDIERTRE from the exons ATGGCATCAAACATTTTATTTGAAGATCGCTTTGTTATAAGTAGTGTAGATAATTCAAAATTTGAAAAAGTGAGTAGAATTAAAGCAAAAAGTACAGGTTATGATGCAGAGTTAATACTTGATGTTCATTCTGAATTGTTCAAGGTTGAAGAAAAGAAg gcTATTTATTTAGCACTTCAAGATAAATTGTTAAATCGAAATGATGAAAAGGGTTgggaacaaaatgaaaatgttccattaaataatattgaatatattatgagTGGaagaatttttaaatttgaGGAATTATCATCTGAAAGAAg GACTGTATATGCTTCCTTTGGAGGATTAATGATGGCACTGACTACTGATAAACAATTCATTGGAGATTTGGAAATcgatatgaaaatatatttactaaccaaaaatatagatattgAAAGAACAAGAGAATAA
- a CDS encoding dynein light chain 1, putative, with product MADRKSNKNAVVKNVDMTEEMQIDAIDCANQALQKYNVEKDIAAHIKKEFDRKYDPTWHCVVGRNFGSYVTHETKNFIYFYIGQVAILLFKSG from the coding sequence atggcTGATAGAAAATCTAATAAAAATGCAGTTGTAAAAAATGTAGATATGACAGAAGAAATGCAAATTGATGCTATTGATTGTGCTAATCAGGccttacaaaaatataacgTCGAAAAAGATATTGCTgcacatattaaaaaagaatttgaTAGAAAATATGACCCAACTTGGCACTGTGTTGTAGGAAGAAATTTTGGATCTTATGTTACTCACGAAaccaaaaattttatatatttttatattggaCAAGTagctatattattatttaaatcgGGATGA
- a CDS encoding kelch domain-containing protein, putative — protein sequence MSDISDFSETEDFSEGEKKTEALTKKSKNINVSKKRIEENLESMSKNNSLISIDIVNENEKLNAQTSGTYKRSLQTQKGSEDDNVLNIKESKTFKHSFSNSKLKGVKHNTSVNAKVADCVMSPPEFFLSHIYHDNKVFTKTYGHSMVEYENEFFIYGGINSKNEYLDEFLTFTYGTNTFTSKKLSVNPGKRAYASMTLTYNINNNSPSLLLFGGLCGPNILAKDCYMYDFMEDMWSKYTFKLDSSPGTRYGHAYTYCPNSYATIIWGGVNRNNELLNSGHKFNNGEWSELKHKGICPSGRVYSTIVWLDRTTKENIHYSFLYLFGGDLTNKGSPTDELWVYNFKKENWFLMKNSSGEAPCPRWKHGAVIFDKNMWISGGLCSGWFSNYSIPDLYVYDIPSNCWFNCQIASKQIHNCYDYGTLNLHSQTKAFFLFGGKNANNDPTSNVCRFAPLCTNVSIMTMRNEIKRFSNYVLDVKNESEDTANNVSEMQKIIHTFSLDIKDFKILFEALTKSIQLLNDNIENINKEIELLKKKISTEDEAEKKSNVINNMPNPNNKTEEFVNEVKEPQINMENK from the coding sequence atgtcagATATTTCAGATTTCTCTGAAACGGAAGACTTTTCGGAAGGGGAAAAGAAAACAGAAGCACTTACGAAAAagtcaaaaaatataaatgtttctAAGAAAAGGATTGAAGAAAATTTGGAGTCAATGAGTAAGAACAATAGCTTAATAAGTATTGATATAGTAAATGAGAATGAGAAATTAAATGCACAAACCTCTGGAACATATAAAAGAAGTTTGCAAACACAAAAAGGTTCAGAAGATGATAATGTGttgaatataaaagaatcGAAAACATTTAAGCATTCCTTTAGTAATTCGAAATTGAAAGGAGTAAAACATAATACAAGTGTGAATGCTAAAGTTGCTGATTGTGTAATGTCTCCAcctgaattttttttatctcatATTTATCATGATAATAAAGTATTTACTAAAACATATGGGCATTCAATGGTAGAATATGAAAAtgaatttttcatttatggTGGAATAAATTCTAAGAATGAATACTTAGATGAATTTTTAACATTTACATATGGAACTAATACATTTacttcaaaaaaattaagtgtGAATCCAGGGAAAAGAGCATATGCATCTATGACcttaacatataatattaataataatagtccatctttattattatttggtgGATTATGTGGACCAAATATATTAGCAAAAGATTGTTATATGTATGATTTTATGGAAGATATGTGgtcaaaatatacatttaaattaGATTCATCTCCAGGTACAAGGTATGGGCATGCATATACCTATTGTCCTAATAGTTATGCTACTATTATTTGGGGGGGCGTAAATCGaaataatgaattattaaatagtggtcataaatttaataatggTGAATGGAGTGAACTTAAACATAAAGGAATATGTCCATCAGGTAGAGTTTATTCAACTATTGTTTGGCTAGATAGAACTActaaagaaaatattcattatagttttttatatttatttggtGGTGATTTAACAAATAAAGGCTCTCCAACAGATGAATTATGggtttataattttaaaaaagaaaattggTTCTTAATGAAAAATTCTTCAGGTGAAGCTCCTTGTCCTAGGTGGAAACATGGAGCTGTCatttttgataaaaatatgtggATATCTGGTGGTTTATGTTCAGGTTGGTTTTCTAATTATTCAATACCagatttatatgtatatgatatACCTTCAAATTGTTGGTTCAATTGTCAAATAGCTTCTAAACAAATACACAATTGTTATGATTATGGTACTTTAAATTTACATTCACAAACTAaagctttttttttattcggAGGAAAAAATGCTAACAATGACCCTACATCTAATGTCTGTAGATTTGCCCCTCTATGTACCAATGTATCTATTATGACCATGAGAAATGAAATCAAGAGATTTTCTAACTACGTACTTGATGTCAAAAACGAATCAGAAGATACTGCAAATAATGTTTCAGAAAtgcaaaaaattatacatacttTTAGTCTCGATATTAAAGATTTTAAAATACTTTTCGAAGCTCTAACAAAAAGTATACAATtgttaaatgataatatagagAATATTAATAAGGAAATTGaacttttaaaaaagaaaatttcaACAGAGGATGAAGCTGAAAAAAAATCcaatgtaataaataatatgccTAATCCAAATAACAAAACAGAGGAGTTTGTAAACGAAGTTAAGGAACCACAaataaatatggaaaataaataa